Proteins from a genomic interval of Desulfofustis limnaeus:
- a CDS encoding exodeoxyribonuclease III, with the protein MRLLSWNVNGLRAIYGKGFAAAVANLQPDILALQETKLQPDQRSPEMVELHDYRSYWDYSTEKKGYSGVAVYARPKPEQVRAGFGIERYDKEGRVLQLDYGPFILFNVYFPNGQRDEERLQYKLDFYRDFFAHADRLRAQGRSLIITGDFNTAHNEIDLKHPRANQDRSGFLRIERDVLDDIVARGYVDTFRHLYPDTVTYSWWSYRFNARKSNAGWRIDYFFVSRDLIERKVVRDAFILNDIHGSDHCPVGLDLDLSL; encoded by the coding sequence ATGAGATTGCTGTCGTGGAATGTGAACGGCCTGCGAGCCATTTACGGGAAAGGGTTCGCCGCAGCGGTGGCGAACCTGCAGCCGGATATTCTGGCCCTGCAGGAGACCAAGCTGCAGCCCGATCAGCGATCCCCGGAGATGGTTGAACTTCATGACTATCGATCCTATTGGGACTATTCGACGGAAAAAAAAGGGTACAGCGGCGTTGCCGTCTATGCCCGGCCCAAACCGGAGCAGGTCCGGGCCGGGTTCGGCATCGAGCGATACGATAAGGAAGGGCGAGTGCTGCAACTGGACTACGGCCCTTTTATCCTGTTCAACGTCTATTTTCCCAACGGCCAGCGAGACGAGGAGCGGCTGCAGTACAAGCTCGATTTCTATCGCGATTTCTTCGCCCATGCGGACCGTCTCAGGGCCCAGGGCCGGAGTCTGATCATCACCGGCGACTTCAATACCGCCCACAACGAGATCGACCTGAAACATCCCCGGGCCAATCAGGATCGATCCGGATTCCTGCGGATCGAACGGGATGTGTTGGATGATATCGTCGCCCGGGGCTATGTGGATACTTTCCGCCACCTCTATCCCGACACCGTCACGTACTCGTGGTGGAGCTACCGGTTCAACGCGAGAAAGAGCAACGCCGGGTGGCGGATCGATTATTTCTTCGTCAGCCGCGACCTGATCGAGCGCAAGGTGGTCCGCGACGCTTTTATCCTCAACGACATCCACGGTTCCGACCACTGCCCGGTGGGCCTTGACCTGGATCTGTCGCTGTGA
- a CDS encoding peptidylprolyl isomerase has product MAEAKLKDGLYAKMFTERGEILLLLEYQKTPLTVANFVGLAEGTKELGAGPGTGGRPFYDGLSFHRVIPDFMIQGGCPLGTGTGGPGYTFPDEIDPSLRHDRPGILSMANAGPGTNGSQFFITHVPTPWLDGKHTVFGHVVSGQQVVDAIKQGDTITGVEIIRVGSGAVAFQADQPTFDSLLQTHKKRQQDKELAALEAQQQQITTQFPDAVVTPSGLRYLITAAGTAETSPTAGTMVTAHYSGRLLDGTPFDSSYDRGQPITFPVGTGRVIKGWDEAFLTMTKGEKRTLIIPPQLAYGAAGRGPIPPNAVLVFDVELVDF; this is encoded by the coding sequence ATGGCAGAAGCAAAACTCAAAGACGGCCTGTACGCCAAAATGTTCACCGAGCGCGGCGAAATCCTGTTGCTGCTCGAATACCAGAAGACCCCTTTGACCGTCGCCAATTTCGTCGGCCTGGCCGAAGGCACCAAAGAGTTGGGGGCCGGCCCCGGCACCGGCGGCCGGCCGTTCTACGACGGTCTGAGCTTCCACCGGGTCATCCCCGACTTCATGATCCAGGGCGGCTGCCCGCTGGGCACCGGCACCGGCGGCCCTGGTTACACCTTCCCCGATGAGATAGACCCGTCGCTGCGCCACGACCGACCCGGCATCCTGTCGATGGCCAACGCCGGACCAGGCACCAACGGCAGTCAGTTTTTCATCACGCACGTACCCACCCCCTGGTTGGACGGCAAGCACACTGTCTTCGGCCATGTGGTCAGCGGTCAGCAGGTGGTCGACGCCATCAAGCAAGGTGATACCATCACCGGCGTCGAGATCATCAGGGTCGGCAGCGGGGCAGTGGCCTTCCAGGCCGACCAGCCCACCTTCGACAGCCTGCTGCAGACCCACAAGAAGCGTCAGCAGGACAAAGAACTGGCCGCCCTGGAGGCGCAGCAACAGCAAATTACAACCCAATTCCCCGATGCCGTGGTTACCCCCAGCGGCCTGAGATACCTGATCACCGCCGCCGGGACGGCAGAGACCAGCCCGACCGCGGGAACGATGGTCACGGCCCATTACTCCGGGCGGCTCCTGGACGGCACCCCGTTCGACAGCTCCTATGATCGCGGTCAGCCAATCACGTTTCCAGTGGGCACCGGCCGGGTCATCAAAGGGTGGGACGAGGCCTTCCTCACCATGACCAAGGGGGAAAAACGTACGCTGATCATCCCGCCGCAGCTTGCCTATGGCGCCGCCGGCCGGGGTCCGATTCCACCTAACGCGGTACTGGTCTTCGACGTGGAACTGGTGGATTTTTAG
- a CDS encoding 3-deoxy-D-manno-octulosonic acid transferase, whose product MLTFLYRIAVGLVFWLCFPALLAAVLITGRHRSGLAERLTCYRRIAAGSGRPRIWMHAASIGEVAAARLLMEEVRRRVPDSDFVVTTMTVHGRDFARALLPPEIVVRLAPLDVPPLVGRAVRLLRPSLYVCLETELWPLLLAGVKRSGAAAVLLNGRISDRSSRNYLRFRRLFAPVVQHYDRIAVISEKDRRRFLALGVSPERVEVSGNIKNDHPFPDDNPAIRERWRRLLGVGADQEVFVAGSTHTPEEEYLLPLIRHLVGRGLLVLLAPRHLQRVDEVVALCRRQHLDCDLLSRIKAEGGRRHHLVVVDTMGDLADLYSVAAVVFIGGSLINYGGHNVMEAARWGAVVFHGPYTSDFQDAVEALTAAGGGIRVGSVEDLAGGVERLLDDRQELARRRRQATAAAGQLSGAIQVQAELIVQTLTARNT is encoded by the coding sequence GTGTTGACTTTTCTTTATCGCATCGCCGTTGGCTTGGTGTTTTGGCTGTGCTTTCCAGCCCTGCTGGCAGCAGTCCTGATCACCGGTCGTCATCGAAGCGGCCTGGCCGAGCGGCTGACTTGCTACCGTCGGATCGCGGCTGGTTCCGGACGACCCCGGATCTGGATGCATGCCGCCTCCATCGGCGAAGTGGCGGCGGCCCGTCTACTCATGGAGGAGGTGCGGCGGCGAGTACCGGACAGCGATTTCGTCGTGACTACCATGACCGTTCATGGGCGTGATTTTGCCCGCGCTCTTCTGCCACCTGAGATAGTGGTCCGGCTGGCGCCGCTGGATGTGCCGCCCTTAGTCGGGCGTGCCGTTCGTTTGCTGCGGCCCTCGCTTTACGTCTGCCTGGAGACCGAGCTGTGGCCGCTGCTGCTCGCTGGCGTCAAACGATCCGGGGCGGCGGCGGTGCTGCTCAACGGACGCATCTCCGATCGATCGAGCCGAAACTATCTGCGCTTCCGCCGGCTCTTTGCTCCGGTGGTCCAACACTATGACCGGATTGCCGTCATCTCCGAGAAGGACCGCCGGCGTTTCCTCGCCCTGGGGGTGAGCCCGGAACGGGTGGAGGTGAGCGGCAATATCAAGAATGATCATCCGTTCCCTGACGACAACCCCGCCATCCGTGAACGGTGGCGTCGCCTGCTTGGCGTGGGAGCGGACCAGGAGGTCTTTGTTGCCGGGTCGACCCATACTCCGGAAGAGGAGTACCTGCTGCCGCTGATCCGGCATCTGGTGGGCCGGGGCTTGCTGGTACTGCTCGCCCCGCGCCATCTGCAGCGGGTGGATGAGGTGGTGGCGCTGTGCCGCCGGCAACACCTTGACTGCGATCTGCTGAGTCGGATCAAGGCGGAGGGGGGCCGACGCCATCACTTGGTGGTGGTCGATACCATGGGCGATTTGGCGGATCTCTACAGCGTTGCCGCTGTCGTGTTCATCGGCGGCAGTCTCATCAATTACGGTGGGCACAACGTGATGGAGGCGGCCCGGTGGGGCGCAGTCGTCTTTCATGGACCGTACACCAGCGATTTCCAGGATGCCGTCGAGGCCCTGACCGCCGCTGGCGGCGGCATCCGGGTTGGTTCGGTCGAGGATCTGGCCGGAGGGGTGGAGCGGCTGCTGGACGATCGACAGGAACTGGCGCGGCGGCGACGGCAGGCCACGGCGGCTGCCGGTCAACTGAGCGGGGCCATCCAGGTGCAGGCGGAGTTGATCGTGCAGACCTTGACCGCACGAAACACATAA
- the dnaK gene encoding molecular chaperone DnaK gives MGKIIGIDLGTTNSCVAVMEGGEPKVIANSEGNRTTPSVVAFADNNERLVGQVAKRQAVTNPTRTLYAVKRLIGRKYTDAEVQKSHSLSPFKIVEGTNGSVAIEVEGKTYRPAEISAMVLAKMKQTAEEYLGEEVTDAVITVPAYFNDSQRQATKDAGKIAGLNVQRIINEPTAASLAYGLDKKNEEKIAVFDLGGGTFDISILEIGDGVFEVKSTNGDTFLGGEDFDMRIVNWLADEFKRDQGVDLRNDKMALQRLKEEAEKAKMALSSTVETDINLPFITADASGPKHLNVKLSRAKLESLVDDLIERTVGPCRTALKDAGLDASEIDEVILVGGMTRMPKVQAKVQEIFGKVPHKGVNPDEVVAIGAAIQGGVLQGDVKDVLLLDVTPLSLGIETLGGVTTKLIEKNTTVPTKKSQIFSTAADNQPAVSIHVLQGEREMAADNKTIGRFELTDIPPAPRGVPQIEVTFDLDANGILHVSAKDLGTGKHQSIRITASSGLTEAEIERMKKDAELHAEEDKKRRELVETKNQADALVHASEKSLKELGDKVDAETKANVEKEIENVKNAVKGDDLATIKSAVEALTNASHKLAEIMYAQAAKENPEGGGPGTGPGAGSTGGKGGKGDDDVVDADFEEVK, from the coding sequence ATGGGCAAAATTATCGGAATTGATCTTGGTACCACCAACTCGTGTGTGGCGGTAATGGAAGGCGGCGAGCCGAAGGTGATCGCCAACTCGGAAGGAAACAGAACGACACCCTCGGTGGTGGCCTTTGCCGATAATAATGAGCGACTGGTCGGGCAGGTTGCCAAACGGCAGGCGGTAACCAATCCCACCCGCACTCTCTATGCGGTCAAGCGGTTGATCGGGCGTAAATACACCGATGCGGAGGTGCAGAAATCGCATTCCCTAAGCCCTTTCAAGATTGTCGAGGGAACCAACGGCAGCGTGGCCATCGAGGTGGAGGGCAAGACCTACCGTCCGGCCGAGATCTCCGCCATGGTGCTGGCCAAGATGAAGCAGACCGCTGAAGAGTACCTGGGAGAAGAGGTTACCGACGCCGTCATTACCGTTCCCGCTTATTTCAACGATTCACAGCGCCAAGCCACCAAGGATGCCGGCAAGATTGCCGGTCTCAACGTGCAGCGGATCATCAACGAGCCGACCGCCGCGTCGCTCGCCTACGGTCTCGACAAGAAAAACGAGGAAAAGATAGCCGTTTTCGACCTCGGTGGCGGCACCTTTGATATCTCCATCCTGGAGATCGGCGACGGCGTCTTTGAGGTAAAGTCCACCAACGGCGATACCTTCCTGGGCGGCGAAGACTTCGATATGCGCATTGTCAACTGGCTGGCCGATGAATTCAAACGCGACCAAGGCGTTGACCTGCGCAACGACAAGATGGCCTTGCAGCGATTGAAAGAAGAGGCGGAAAAGGCCAAGATGGCCTTGTCCAGCACGGTGGAAACCGATATCAACCTGCCCTTCATCACCGCCGACGCGTCCGGGCCGAAACATCTCAACGTGAAGCTGAGCCGAGCCAAGCTGGAGAGCCTGGTGGACGACCTCATCGAGCGGACCGTCGGCCCCTGCCGAACGGCCCTGAAGGATGCCGGTCTCGACGCTTCGGAGATCGACGAGGTAATCCTGGTGGGCGGTATGACCAGGATGCCGAAGGTCCAGGCAAAAGTGCAGGAAATCTTCGGCAAGGTACCGCACAAGGGAGTCAATCCCGACGAGGTGGTGGCCATCGGTGCCGCCATTCAAGGCGGGGTGCTGCAGGGCGATGTCAAAGACGTGCTGCTGCTCGATGTGACGCCGTTGTCACTTGGTATCGAGACCTTGGGCGGGGTGACCACCAAGTTGATCGAGAAGAACACGACGGTGCCGACCAAGAAGAGCCAGATCTTTTCCACTGCCGCCGACAATCAACCGGCGGTGTCGATCCATGTGCTCCAGGGCGAGCGTGAGATGGCCGCCGACAACAAGACCATCGGTCGATTCGAGTTGACCGATATCCCGCCCGCACCGCGCGGCGTGCCGCAGATCGAGGTGACCTTTGATCTTGACGCCAACGGCATCCTCCACGTGTCGGCCAAGGACCTGGGTACCGGCAAGCATCAGTCGATCCGTATTACGGCCTCCTCCGGTTTGACCGAGGCGGAGATCGAGCGGATGAAAAAGGATGCGGAACTGCACGCCGAAGAGGACAAGAAGCGCCGCGAGCTGGTGGAGACCAAGAACCAAGCCGACGCGCTGGTCCATGCCTCGGAGAAGAGCCTCAAGGAACTCGGCGATAAGGTGGATGCCGAAACCAAGGCCAACGTAGAAAAAGAGATCGAGAACGTCAAGAACGCGGTCAAGGGAGACGATCTCGCCACCATCAAGAGTGCCGTCGAAGCGTTGACCAACGCCTCCCACAAGCTGGCCGAGATCATGTATGCCCAGGCCGCCAAAGAGAACCCCGAAGGCGGCGGTCCCGGTACCGGCCCCGGTGCCGGCTCAACCGGCGGCAAAGGGGGCAAGGGCGACGATGATGTGGTCGATGCCGATTTCGAAGAGGTGAAATAG
- the trpS gene encoding tryptophan--tRNA ligase, giving the protein MRILSGIQPSGKLHIGNYFGMMKTMISHMEQAELYVFIVDLHALTSVHDRQRLAQGTIEAAADFLALGLDPDKCIFWVQSDVPEVCELTWVLSTIAPMGLLERCHSYKDKVAKGISPSHGLFSYPVLMAADILLYQAQQVPVGKDQKQHLEVARDLAQKFNNEFGETFVVPEPAIDENTATVPGLDGQKMSKSYDNTIPIFLEGKDLKKRIMAIQTDATPVEEPKNPDTCNLFQIFRLFAPPSRLAQVRDLYVNGGAAYGYLKLELLELISDYFAAARERKKELLADPAEVRRIMQKGAEKARAKAVVTLDLVRDRVGLRY; this is encoded by the coding sequence ATGAGAATACTATCTGGAATCCAACCCTCGGGAAAGCTACATATCGGCAATTATTTCGGTATGATGAAGACAATGATCAGCCATATGGAGCAGGCCGAGTTGTACGTCTTCATCGTTGATCTGCACGCCCTGACCTCGGTGCATGACCGACAGAGGCTCGCTCAGGGAACCATCGAGGCGGCTGCCGATTTCCTGGCGCTGGGACTCGATCCGGACAAGTGCATCTTCTGGGTGCAATCCGATGTCCCCGAGGTATGCGAGCTGACCTGGGTGCTTTCCACCATCGCCCCGATGGGCCTGCTGGAGCGGTGTCACTCCTACAAGGACAAGGTGGCCAAGGGGATCAGCCCGAGCCATGGACTATTTTCCTACCCGGTGCTAATGGCGGCCGATATTCTCCTCTATCAGGCCCAACAAGTCCCGGTCGGCAAGGACCAGAAACAGCATCTGGAGGTGGCCCGCGATCTGGCCCAGAAATTCAACAACGAATTTGGCGAAACCTTTGTCGTGCCGGAACCGGCCATCGACGAAAACACCGCCACGGTGCCTGGGCTCGACGGGCAGAAGATGTCGAAATCATACGACAACACCATCCCGATCTTCCTTGAGGGCAAGGATCTGAAAAAACGGATCATGGCCATTCAGACCGATGCGACGCCGGTGGAGGAACCGAAAAATCCCGATACCTGCAACCTGTTTCAGATCTTCCGCCTGTTCGCACCCCCGTCCCGGCTGGCTCAGGTCCGTGACCTGTATGTCAACGGCGGTGCGGCCTATGGGTATCTCAAGCTGGAGTTGCTGGAGTTGATCAGCGACTATTTTGCCGCTGCCCGGGAGCGCAAAAAGGAGTTGCTCGCCGATCCCGCCGAAGTGCGCCGGATCATGCAGAAAGGAGCGGAGAAGGCGCGGGCGAAGGCGGTGGTGACGCTCGATCTGGTTCGCGATCGGGTTGGGCTGCGTTATTAG
- a CDS encoding DUF4388 domain-containing protein, with product MTKTIDKRRTVDFQGALDVISIESIFQLLYYTNVSGKLLLLNPPAKATFFFKDGSLVWGTLHAQQKQLGQRLLEANLITREQLSECLSVHDQHNRQMRLGSIMQERGLVREEDLQELLKAQIKDAFFHVLSWNQGTFAFVSNSSVEDEIALNERIDHLLLEGIVSIDQKSDKTFYQ from the coding sequence ATGACCAAGACCATCGATAAGCGAAGAACCGTCGATTTCCAAGGAGCTCTTGACGTCATATCAATCGAAAGCATCTTTCAGCTCCTCTATTACACCAACGTTTCCGGGAAACTGCTGCTGCTCAATCCGCCCGCCAAGGCCACGTTTTTTTTCAAAGACGGCAGCCTGGTCTGGGGAACGCTCCATGCGCAGCAGAAACAGCTCGGCCAGCGATTGCTGGAAGCGAACCTGATCACCAGAGAGCAACTGAGCGAATGTCTGAGCGTGCATGACCAACATAACCGGCAGATGCGACTGGGCAGCATCATGCAGGAAAGGGGGTTGGTGCGTGAGGAAGATCTGCAGGAATTACTCAAGGCCCAGATCAAGGACGCCTTTTTCCACGTCCTTTCCTGGAATCAAGGAACCTTCGCGTTTGTCTCCAACAGCTCGGTGGAAGATGAGATCGCGTTGAACGAACGGATCGATCATCTGCTGCTGGAAGGGATCGTCAGCATCGACCAGAAATCAGACAAGACCTTTTACCAATAA
- a CDS encoding nucleotide exchange factor GrpE, giving the protein MSTESKHEELQEEAQPVTDDAPASDEALAEIQDDKSIEEQLELALAESADLRDKVLRVAAEFENYKKRMERERATMLKYAGEHIFRELLPVVDNLERAVSQGIVAGLEPVKNLEALREGVQLTLKNLLTVLDKFEVKPIASTGQPFDPNEHEALTMEPSDTIPANHVISEFEKGYHYKDRLLRASRVVVSSGAAGQT; this is encoded by the coding sequence GTGAGCACGGAAAGCAAACATGAGGAACTCCAGGAGGAGGCACAACCGGTAACGGACGATGCGCCGGCTTCCGACGAGGCACTCGCGGAGATCCAGGATGACAAGAGCATCGAGGAACAGCTCGAGTTGGCCCTTGCCGAGTCGGCCGATCTGCGCGACAAGGTCCTGCGTGTTGCCGCCGAGTTCGAAAACTACAAGAAACGGATGGAGCGTGAGCGGGCCACCATGCTCAAGTATGCCGGCGAGCATATCTTCCGCGAGTTGTTGCCGGTGGTGGACAATCTGGAGCGGGCAGTCAGCCAGGGTATTGTTGCCGGCCTGGAGCCGGTGAAGAATCTGGAAGCGTTGCGAGAGGGCGTACAGCTGACGTTGAAAAACCTGCTCACCGTCCTGGACAAATTCGAGGTCAAACCCATTGCCAGCACCGGTCAGCCGTTTGATCCGAACGAACATGAGGCCCTGACCATGGAGCCGAGCGATACGATTCCGGCCAACCATGTGATCAGTGAGTTTGAAAAGGGCTACCATTACAAGGATCGGTTGCTCCGCGCATCCCGGGTGGTGGTCTCGTCCGGCGCGGCGGGCCAGACGTAG
- a CDS encoding ChaN family lipoprotein, producing MSRGSTIFPASLAIALLSLFLLQPSTPHAAAAPHSPHVELAVSFEPGQNLLRGTAKITIPAGTDLAVQLDDLRVTAALLSRPGRENRPLLIGTARTVPLQAAGEQQILLLSYEKVVVNSAVDTIDDLAIILTSAWHPRPDRPSIFSLAARLPHGFTAVSESDGPAEADDDGWVRFAFSHPVRSLHLAAAPYQRTGRAVRPGLTVSTYFLPGQVDLADAYLESAVGYLKRYEALIGPFPYQQYAIVENPKPTGIGLPTFTLLGSQVIRLPFIRHTSLGHEILHSWFGNSIEVAAGSGNWAEGLTTYLADLAYREEAGEGALARKEALLTYQNYVKPSTPPLRSFIGAGHDRLDNRDQRAVGYTRAALLFHELRIRLGTDPFTAGIRRFYGAFRGQAASWDDLERIFSESSGQSLHRFFVERLERNDLPELSVKEVATRELADTTELSFTIVQHQPEPYQLLVPVTIETGGATLTEYHLVEDAEATLTIRLSSPPLLFTIDPEYHLARVLSPAERWPAWSQVMGSDRVLMIRGGGAGSDNYGPLVDLAERLSWPVVERETTDDSALAGKDLVILGADNLLVRGLFGPPDLPDDGMTMQLRMHPLYPERIVALVSSSSAEEARAVVNRLSHYGKESYLHFRQGRLIERSSEASADGIRTILVERPAGLQLAQLNNFEHLVDQLSDHRVIYIGETHTSRADHLLQALLIEALHRRKPKLAIGMEMFPVSSQAALDRYIFDPGWSEAAFLKESRYHQVWGYDYRLFRPIFALARSLRIPVIGLNVERQIVSSIYSSGGIAALPEEQRATLPVDRALDLPGYRERLDAVHRQHAGNREAGRSLQSFMEAQVIWDEGMAETAARYLAANPDTTLVILTGTQHARRDSGIPPRLARRLPVSQTTVANLAGQSAAELQATVDYLFFLESEDLPETGKIGATLQEEPNQPGLTVVALDPRSRAGEAGLEEGDRLVAIDGAPLAEMTDVRIAMLDKRPGEILPITVERVIDDGTWKTLQLQVVLSDLARVPRTNLQP from the coding sequence ATGAGCCGAGGTTCTACCATATTTCCAGCATCCCTGGCAATCGCCCTCTTGTCCCTCTTCCTGCTGCAACCGTCCACCCCCCACGCGGCGGCAGCTCCCCACTCACCCCACGTGGAGTTGGCCGTCTCTTTTGAACCGGGACAAAATCTGCTACGCGGAACGGCGAAGATCACCATACCGGCAGGCACCGATCTGGCGGTGCAGCTGGACGATCTGCGAGTGACCGCCGCCCTGCTCAGCCGACCGGGCCGGGAAAACCGGCCGCTGCTCATCGGCACGGCGCGAACCGTCCCCCTGCAAGCAGCCGGCGAACAACAGATACTGCTTCTCTCCTACGAAAAAGTGGTGGTGAACAGCGCCGTGGACACCATTGACGACCTGGCGATCATCCTCACCTCGGCATGGCATCCGCGCCCTGACCGGCCGTCCATCTTCTCCCTCGCCGCCCGGCTGCCGCACGGGTTTACCGCCGTCAGCGAGTCGGATGGCCCGGCCGAAGCGGACGACGATGGTTGGGTCAGGTTTGCTTTCTCCCACCCGGTGCGCTCACTGCATCTGGCCGCGGCACCCTACCAGCGCACGGGCCGCGCAGTCCGGCCGGGCCTCACCGTCTCTACCTACTTCCTGCCGGGACAGGTAGACCTGGCCGATGCTTATCTGGAATCGGCCGTCGGCTACCTCAAGCGCTATGAAGCCCTGATCGGCCCCTTTCCCTACCAACAGTACGCCATCGTCGAAAATCCAAAGCCCACCGGGATCGGTCTGCCGACCTTCACCCTGCTAGGCAGCCAGGTGATCAGGCTGCCGTTCATCCGCCACACCTCACTGGGCCACGAGATCCTGCATTCCTGGTTCGGCAACAGCATCGAGGTGGCGGCCGGTTCGGGCAACTGGGCCGAGGGCTTGACCACCTACCTGGCCGACCTGGCCTATCGCGAAGAGGCCGGCGAAGGGGCGCTGGCGCGCAAGGAGGCGCTGCTTACCTACCAGAACTACGTCAAACCGTCGACCCCACCGCTGCGGTCCTTCATCGGCGCCGGCCATGATCGGCTAGACAACCGGGACCAGCGCGCCGTCGGCTATACCCGGGCGGCATTGCTCTTTCACGAGTTGCGCATCCGCCTCGGCACCGACCCGTTTACGGCGGGCATCCGCCGGTTCTATGGAGCGTTTCGCGGCCAAGCCGCCTCCTGGGACGACCTGGAACGAATTTTTTCCGAATCGTCGGGACAGTCCCTGCATCGCTTCTTTGTCGAACGGCTGGAGCGCAACGACCTCCCCGAACTGAGCGTCAAGGAGGTCGCCACCCGGGAACTGGCCGACACTACCGAACTGAGCTTCACCATCGTCCAGCACCAGCCCGAGCCCTACCAGTTGCTGGTTCCGGTAACGATCGAGACCGGGGGTGCAACGCTCACCGAATACCACCTGGTGGAGGATGCGGAAGCGACGCTCACCATCCGTCTGAGCTCGCCGCCGCTCTTGTTTACCATCGACCCGGAATACCACCTGGCCCGCGTCCTTTCTCCTGCAGAGCGGTGGCCGGCCTGGTCGCAGGTCATGGGTTCCGATCGAGTGCTGATGATACGCGGCGGCGGAGCGGGGAGTGACAACTACGGTCCTCTGGTCGACCTGGCCGAACGACTCTCCTGGCCGGTGGTCGAACGGGAAACGACCGATGATTCTGCTCTAGCCGGCAAGGATCTGGTCATCCTGGGCGCTGACAACCTCCTGGTGCGCGGCCTGTTCGGCCCACCGGACCTGCCGGATGACGGGATGACAATGCAGCTCCGAATGCACCCGCTGTACCCGGAACGGATCGTGGCCCTGGTGTCGTCAAGCAGCGCCGAGGAGGCCAGAGCGGTGGTCAATCGCCTCAGCCATTACGGTAAGGAATCGTATCTGCATTTCCGCCAGGGCCGGCTGATCGAGCGCAGCAGCGAAGCGAGTGCCGACGGCATCAGGACCATACTCGTGGAACGTCCCGCCGGCCTGCAGCTGGCACAACTGAACAATTTCGAGCACCTGGTGGACCAGCTCAGCGACCACCGGGTGATCTACATCGGCGAGACCCATACCTCGCGGGCCGATCATCTGCTGCAGGCGCTGCTCATCGAGGCGCTGCATCGACGCAAGCCGAAGCTGGCCATCGGCATGGAGATGTTTCCCGTCTCCAGCCAGGCGGCACTGGATCGCTACATCTTTGACCCCGGCTGGAGCGAAGCCGCTTTTCTCAAAGAATCGCGATACCACCAAGTCTGGGGGTACGACTACCGGTTGTTTCGCCCCATCTTCGCCCTGGCTCGCTCTCTTCGGATCCCGGTGATCGGTCTCAACGTGGAGCGGCAGATCGTCAGCTCAATCTATTCCTCGGGCGGCATCGCGGCACTGCCGGAGGAGCAGCGGGCGACACTGCCCGTCGACCGTGCCCTCGATCTGCCCGGCTACCGGGAGCGGCTCGACGCCGTACACCGACAGCACGCCGGCAACCGTGAAGCCGGACGCTCGCTGCAAAGCTTCATGGAGGCCCAGGTGATCTGGGACGAGGGGATGGCCGAGACCGCCGCCCGCTACCTGGCAGCCAACCCCGACACCACCCTGGTCATCCTGACCGGTACCCAACATGCCCGGCGGGACTCCGGTATCCCGCCGCGACTGGCCCGGCGGTTGCCGGTTAGCCAGACCACGGTGGCCAATCTGGCCGGGCAGTCTGCAGCCGAGTTGCAGGCCACCGTCGATTATCTGTTTTTCCTGGAAAGCGAGGATCTTCCCGAAACCGGCAAGATCGGCGCCACGCTCCAGGAGGAGCCGAACCAGCCAGGTTTGACGGTTGTCGCTCTCGACCCGCGCTCCCGCGCCGGCGAGGCGGGACTGGAGGAAGGCGACCGGCTGGTCGCCATCGACGGTGCGCCGCTGGCGGAGATGACCGACGTGCGCATCGCCATGCTCGACAAACGTCCCGGAGAGATCCTGCCGATCACCGTGGAGCGGGTGATCGACGACGGAACCTGGAAAACCCTGCAGCTTCAGGTGGTACTCAGCGATCTCGCCCGCGTCCCGCGAACCAATCTGCAGCCGTGA
- a CDS encoding HDIG domain-containing metalloprotein: MSYGITREEARALVDEHLASPHLINHSLAAEAVLRATAKRLGEDPEKWGLAGLLHDLDAESNPDLDTHTTRTVEILRRHGVDPEIVEAIALHNLQAHPGARRSTPLHFALAAGETVTGLVVAAALVNPQRQLAAVKAKSVQKRFKEKAFARGADRTIIAECEQIGISVPDFCALALTAMQEIAPEIGL, from the coding sequence ATGAGTTATGGGATAACCAGAGAAGAGGCGCGGGCGCTGGTGGATGAGCATCTGGCCAGCCCGCATCTGATCAACCACAGCCTGGCCGCCGAGGCAGTGCTGCGGGCCACGGCGAAGCGTCTTGGCGAAGATCCCGAAAAGTGGGGGTTGGCCGGTCTGCTGCACGATCTGGATGCCGAGAGCAACCCCGATCTCGATACTCACACCACCAGGACGGTGGAGATCCTGCGCCGGCACGGCGTCGATCCGGAGATCGTTGAGGCCATCGCCCTGCACAATCTGCAGGCTCACCCTGGGGCGCGAAGGTCAACCCCGCTCCATTTCGCGCTGGCGGCAGGAGAAACGGTGACCGGGCTGGTGGTTGCCGCAGCGCTGGTCAACCCGCAAAGACAACTGGCCGCCGTCAAGGCCAAATCGGTACAGAAGCGGTTCAAGGAAAAGGCCTTCGCCCGCGGCGCTGACCGGACCATCATTGCCGAGTGTGAACAGATCGGCATCAGCGTCCCCGACTTCTGCGCCCTGGCCTTGACTGCCATGCAGGAAATCGCCCCGGAGATCGGTCTGTAG